In one window of Pseudobdellovibrionaceae bacterium DNA:
- a CDS encoding glycosyltransferase family 9 protein, producing MKHKFLIIRFSSFGDIVQCMESVRWLKRDFPDAEIHWLTRADFAAWLQAQPEIDRVWSVPTGSGFRALLEVARVLKQQQFPYVYDAHSNLRSHLASLVIAPWFRRAFGLLNFVRRPKNRLQRWLLFKWHWSLLPKPFKGADSYIRPLHSWLKSTDPITTPPRPAWVTRPQVEKSAAPLIALAPSAAWPLKRWPLSHWVELIRRLPDCRFVVLGGPADEFCADLARLYPAQVQNLAGKLNWSESCATIVQCDLVISGDTGIMHAADYLHIPTLALIGPTAFGYPAQPTSHVIELELSCKPCSKDGRGQCHNEIFQKCLRQLTPHQVSQRAREALL from the coding sequence ATGAAACACAAATTTTTAATCATTCGATTCAGTAGCTTTGGAGATATCGTACAGTGCATGGAAAGTGTGCGCTGGCTAAAAAGAGACTTTCCAGATGCCGAAATTCATTGGCTGACTAGGGCCGACTTTGCGGCCTGGCTGCAAGCCCAGCCCGAGATTGATCGCGTGTGGAGTGTGCCCACTGGCTCAGGATTTAGGGCTCTGCTTGAAGTCGCCCGAGTTTTAAAACAACAACAGTTTCCCTATGTCTACGACGCCCACAGCAACTTGCGCTCCCATCTTGCAAGTTTAGTCATTGCGCCATGGTTTCGAAGAGCCTTTGGATTATTAAATTTTGTCCGGCGCCCTAAAAATCGACTGCAACGCTGGCTGCTTTTTAAGTGGCATTGGTCACTACTGCCCAAACCATTTAAAGGGGCTGATTCGTACATTCGCCCCCTTCACTCCTGGCTAAAATCTACCGATCCCATCACCACACCGCCAAGGCCAGCCTGGGTGACCCGCCCTCAGGTTGAAAAGTCAGCTGCGCCGCTTATCGCTCTGGCCCCGTCGGCGGCGTGGCCACTTAAACGATGGCCGCTGTCTCATTGGGTTGAACTCATAAGACGACTCCCTGATTGCCGCTTTGTAGTTTTAGGTGGTCCAGCTGATGAGTTTTGTGCTGACTTGGCCAGACTATATCCCGCACAAGTTCAGAATCTCGCAGGTAAGCTCAATTGGTCGGAAAGCTGCGCCACTATTGTCCAATGTGATCTCGTGATCAGTGGTGACACCGGAATTATGCATGCCGCAGATTACCTTCATATTCCCACTCTGGCGCTGATCGGACCCACCGCCTTTGGCTACCCCGCACAGCCCACCTCCCACGTGATCGAACTTGAGCTTTCATGCAAACCCTGCTCAAAAGATGGACGAGGCCAATGCCACAATGAAATATTTCAAAAATGCCTACGGCAACTCACGCCCCACCAAGTTTCTCAAAGAGCCCGGGAGGCATTGCTTTGA